The sequence ATCTACAAATATTCATTCTTCGGTATCGGGCACGGTTCAGAAAATAGATGATATTATTGATTCAAGCGGATATAAAAGAAAAACTGTAATTATTAAAGTTGAAGGCGATGAGTGGTTGGAAACTATTGATCAGAGCAAACAACTGAGCAAAAATATCTCGGTAAATGGAGAAGAAATAATTTCGAAAATTCTTGAATCCGGAATAGTAGGACTTGGAGGAGCAACCTTCCCAACTCATATTAAACTTTCAGTTCCAAAAGGCAAAACTGCAGAAGTTCTGATAATTAATGGAGTGGAATGCGAACCATACCTGACCTCTGACCACCGATTGATGCTCGAAAAGGCAGAAGAAATGCTCATAGGAACTCAAATTCTAATGAGAGGCTTAAATGTCAAAAAAGCCATGATTGGCATCGAAAATAACAAACCCGATGCAATTGAATTATTATCTAAATTGGTTGATAAATATCCAGGAATTGAAATATATGCTTTGAAAGTGCAATATCCGCAGGGAGGTGAAAAACAGCTAATCAAAGCACTGATAAACAGAGAAGTCCCATCAGGAGGATTACCAATTGATGTCGGAGCTGTAGTTCAGAATGTGGGTACAACTTTTGCTGTTTACGAAGCAATTCAGAAAAACAAACCTCTTTTCGAACGAGTAGTTACTGTTACCGGAAAATCTGTAAGCAAACCTGCAAATTATATGGTTAGAATTGGGACACCAGTTTCAGAACTTCTTGCCGCTTCGGGCGGAATTCCAGACGATACCGGAAAAATTATAAGTGGCGGTCCAATGATGGGGAAAGCTCTTAATAGTGTCGATTCTCCGGTTACGAAAGGAACTTCAGGAATTTTAATCCTACCCGAAGATGAATCGAAACGTAAAGAATCGTTGAATTGTATTCGCTGTGCAAGATGTACTGTTGTTTGTCCGATGGGTTTAGAACCATTTTTCATAATGAGTACAACAGAAAACAAAATGTTCGACAAAGTTGAATCAGCAAATGTAATGGACTGCATTGAGTGTGGCTCGTGTAGCTACACCTGCCCATCAAACCGACCATTGTTAGATTATATCAGATTAGGAAAAGGAACTGTAGGGCAGATTATTAGAGCAAGAAGAAAATAAATTTATTAAACTAAAATAAATTATTAAAAATAATGAGCAAATTAATCACAATATCTCCATCTCCGCATAACTATGGAGACGATTCAGTAAGAAAAATAATGTATGGAGTAATTATTGCAATGCTTCCGGCTTTTGCAGTTTCATTGGTTTACTTCGGACTTGGTGCACTAAAAGTTACATTAATTGCAATAGCTTCAGCAGTGATTTTCGAATGGCTAATTCAGAAATATTTATTGAAAGTAAAACCAACAATTAACGATGGATCTGCTATTATTACCGGCATGTTGCTGGCATTCAACGTTCCGAGTAATCTGCCAATTTGGATAATTATTATTGGAAGTTTCGTGGCAATCGCAATTGGAAAAATGACTTTTGGAGGTTTAGGAAGCAATCCATTCAATCCTGCATTGGTTGGAAGGGTTTTTCTATTAATCTCCTTTCCGGTTGAAATGACCTCATGGCCCAAAGCTGTAATTTCACGAATGCAAATTGTTGATGCTGAAACCGGTGCAACTCCTCTTGCAATAATAAAAGAAGCTGTACGAAACGAAACACCAATTAGTGAAATTGCCGATCAAATTCCTACATATTTAGATATGTTTCTTGGAAATCTTGGAGGCTCGCTCGGAGAAGTTTCTGCTATAGCAATCTTGATAGGATTTGGTTATATGCTTGTAAAAAAGATAATTACTTGGCATATCCCAATCGTTATGTTAGGGACAATTTTTGTCTTTACAGGAATTTTATGGTTAGTAAATCCTGAAGCAAATGCAGATCCTGTATTTCACCTGCTTACCGGTGGTGCATTATTAGGAGCTGTTTTTATGGCTACAGATATGGTTACTTCGCCAATGTCGGTAAAAGGGATGGTAATTTTTGCACTCGGGATTGGAATACTTACTGTTCTGATAAGAGTTTTTGGAGCATATCCCGAAGGAGTTTCATTTGCAATTTTAATAATGAACGCCTTTGTTCCGCTTATTAACACATATGTCAAACCAAAGAGATTTGGAGAAACGAAAAAATGATTATTTATTATTTTTTATTGAATATTAAAAAAAATAAAATTGACAGAGATAGAATTAAAATATAGAACAAAAAAGTTTGCACATGATTGTGTAAAAATTGCTTTAACTTTTGCAAAAAGCAATTTAGGATATCACATTCAAGGGCAATCGAATAGATGTTCTACTTCTGTTGCAGCAAATTATCGGGCAAGTTGTGTTGCTCAGTCAAAAAAGAGTTTTAGTGCAAAATTAGGAATAGTAATTGAAGAAATTGACGAGTCAAATTTTTGGTTAGAATTTGCAAAAGATGAAAAATTGTTAACTGATATTAAATTCGTTAATGAATTAATACAAGAATCAAAAGAAATAACTTCAATATTTATTTCTTCAAGAAAAACAGCACAAAAAAATTTAACTTATAATAATGAATTCAACAAAAAAGAATCAATAAAAAATTAATAGTCGTTTTCAATCAAAAATATAAAATAATCAATAAAAAAGAATTAGGTATGGCAAGTAAAAAAGAATCGACATTTGTAAACATGGTATTAACCTTGTTTCTTGTAGCCCTCGTAGCTTCAACTGCCCTCGGATTTGTTTATGAATTAACAAAAGCGCCCATAGCTGCTGCAAAACTTAAGCGAAAGCTTGAAGCCATAAATACAGTAGTTCCCGGTTTCACCAACGATCCAAATGCCGAAATGTATAAAATTCCAATTGCAGAAGGCGATAGTCTCGAATTTTATCCAGCAAAAAAAGATGGAGAATTGATTGGAACAGCAATCAAAACATATACTAAAAAAGGATTTTCCGGTTTAATTCAATTGATGGTTGGTTTTTCTCCTGAAGGTGAAATAATAAACATTTCTGTTTTGGACCACAAAGAAACTCCTGGTTTAGGAGATAAAATGCAGAAAGATAAATCGGAATGGAGCAATCAATTTAATGGAAAAAATCCAGCAAACGACAATCTCGTAGTTACCAAAGATGGCGGACTTATTGATGCAATCACTGCTTCAACAATAAGTTCGAGAGCATATTGCGATGCTGTGCAAAGAGCCTACGACATTTATATGAAAAACAAATAAGACATAATTGATTTAACAATTAAAGATTAATAATATTAAAAATAAGATATATGAGCCAGTGGAAAAATTTCTCGAAAGGTATTTTTAAAGAAAATGCGGTTTTTGTATTATTTCTCGGACTTTGTCCTACGCTTGGTGTTACTACAAGTGCATTGAATGGATTAGGAATGGGACTTGCCACAACATTTGTACTTCTCGGTTCGAATATGGTTGTAGCTTTAATCAAAAATTTTATTCCTGACAAAGTGCGAATACCATCATTCATTGTAATTATCGCCTCATTTGTTACTATTGTAGAACTTACAATGCAGGCATATTTACCCGATTTGTTCAAGCAATTAGGTTTATTTATTCCTCTTATCGTGGTGAATTGTTTGGTTCTCGGTAGAGCTGAAGCATTTGCTTCGAAAAATACGTTTTTATCCTCCTTTGTTGATGGTCTTGGAATGGGGATTGGTTTTTCGCTTGCACTTACTGTACTTGGAGGAGTTAGAGAGATTCTCGGAAGTGGTCAAATATTCGGATTAGACCTTTATGAAGGCGGAATGATAGCTTTCGTGCTATCACCGGGTGCTTTCATCGTGTTGGGATACCTTATTGTACTTAACAACAAATTAATCAACAAAAAATCTTAAAAATTACAATTATGGAATATATCATTATCATTATATCAGCAATTTTTGTAAACAATATTCTTCTTGCAAAATTTCTTGGAGTTTGTCCATTTATTGGAGTATCAAACAAAGTAGAAACATCTATTGGTATGACCGGTGCAGTTACTTTTGTTATGGTAATTGCTACAATTGTAACATATCTTATTCAGAAATATGTGCTTGAGGCTTTTGGAATACAATTTATGCGAACTATTACTTTTATCATTATTATTGCATCATTAGTTCAGATGGTCGAGATAATGTTGAAGAAAATAAGTCCTCCACTTTATCAAGCACTCGGAATATTTCTTCCGCTTATAACTACCAATTGTGCTGTTCTTGGAGTTGCTATTATGGTAACTGATGGACAAATTCCAGGGGTTGAAGGAACAATTACACTTTTACATAGTGTAGTTTTCGCAATTGCTAATGCGGTTGGCTTTGGTTTAGCACTTATTGTTTTTGCAGGCTTACGTGAGCATGTAGAGCTTACGAATGTTCCAAAAGCCATGAAAGGCGTTCCAATTGCATTTATAATTGCCGGATTACTTGCAATGGCGTTTATGGGTTTTACTGGAATTGTATAGATTCTACTGAATCTAATTAAATAGATGATTGTCAAGCCTCCACGAATAGGCTTTTAAAAGTTTGCTCATACAAAGTACGGGAAGAGATTTAATTATAGTTGGGATTCTATCACATTATAATAATGTAGCTTTAGTTCAATTAAAATTGATGGAATACCATTGAAAAGCCTAAGCAGGACAAAACTGTTTGTAGAAAAAATTACAAAATTAAAAAATCAGTTTCAGAGGAGCAACCTTAAAAAACAAAATATTATATCAAATTGATTTTTTTCAAAATTTGAAATTGCTTATAATGTAAGTTCCTTGTTTGAATGGATAGGTTATCAGTACGCTCCGATGAGCTAAAACAAGAACGGAGCTATATTACTACAGCAGATTGCTCATATTGAGCAAAGATAAAATAGGATTAAAAGCACATAATCCAAAAAAAATAATGAGCTTAATACCAAAAAAAATAGCCTAATCTTTACAGACAAGGCTATTTCATTATTTTGAAATAATTCTGTTATCCTATAATAAAATAAGCACTATTCATTTTCCTTCTGTTCATGCTCGTATTCCCACATTGGGATAATTGGGAACACTTTTGCAAGCACACTTACAATCAATAAAACTATAATAAAAGATGCAGCTGTTACCAAAATCTCAACAGCTGTTGGCGAATATACAACATATTCTTCAGAAACATTTTGAACCGGCAGAAATGGATGCGACATTGTAGGTACCACAATTAAATATCTCTTAATCCATGCACCAATTATTACAAATAACGAAATTATTAGCATTGGAAATGGTTTTCTCATTTTAGTAAAAAACATTAAAATCGTGGGAATTATCATACAAGGAATAATTGCAAACCAAAATAATGTTGACCAGTGCCCAGTGAATAACTCTTTAAGATGCACCGCATCATCACTTTTCAACTTAAAACCGGGAACTAGAAAT is a genomic window of Bacteroidota bacterium containing:
- a CDS encoding electron transport complex subunit E, producing MSQWKNFSKGIFKENAVFVLFLGLCPTLGVTTSALNGLGMGLATTFVLLGSNMVVALIKNFIPDKVRIPSFIVIIASFVTIVELTMQAYLPDLFKQLGLFIPLIVVNCLVLGRAEAFASKNTFLSSFVDGLGMGIGFSLALTVLGGVREILGSGQIFGLDLYEGGMIAFVLSPGAFIVLGYLIVLNNKLINKKS
- a CDS encoding RnfABCDGE type electron transport complex subunit D, with the protein product MSKLITISPSPHNYGDDSVRKIMYGVIIAMLPAFAVSLVYFGLGALKVTLIAIASAVIFEWLIQKYLLKVKPTINDGSAIITGMLLAFNVPSNLPIWIIIIGSFVAIAIGKMTFGGLGSNPFNPALVGRVFLLISFPVEMTSWPKAVISRMQIVDAETGATPLAIIKEAVRNETPISEIADQIPTYLDMFLGNLGGSLGEVSAIAILIGFGYMLVKKIITWHIPIVMLGTIFVFTGILWLVNPEANADPVFHLLTGGALLGAVFMATDMVTSPMSVKGMVIFALGIGILTVLIRVFGAYPEGVSFAILIMNAFVPLINTYVKPKRFGETKK
- the rsxC gene encoding electron transport complex subunit RsxC — encoded protein: MLKTFPKGGVHPPENKISKEGAIVQLAIPKTAYIPISQHLGAPSTPVVKKGDAVKVGQIIAKSSGFVSTNIHSSVSGTVQKIDDIIDSSGYKRKTVIIKVEGDEWLETIDQSKQLSKNISVNGEEIISKILESGIVGLGGATFPTHIKLSVPKGKTAEVLIINGVECEPYLTSDHRLMLEKAEEMLIGTQILMRGLNVKKAMIGIENNKPDAIELLSKLVDKYPGIEIYALKVQYPQGGEKQLIKALINREVPSGGLPIDVGAVVQNVGTTFAVYEAIQKNKPLFERVVTVTGKSVSKPANYMVRIGTPVSELLAASGGIPDDTGKIISGGPMMGKALNSVDSPVTKGTSGILILPEDESKRKESLNCIRCARCTVVCPMGLEPFFIMSTTENKMFDKVESANVMDCIECGSCSYTCPSNRPLLDYIRLGKGTVGQIIRARRK
- a CDS encoding four helix bundle protein, yielding MTEIELKYRTKKFAHDCVKIALTFAKSNLGYHIQGQSNRCSTSVAANYRASCVAQSKKSFSAKLGIVIEEIDESNFWLEFAKDEKLLTDIKFVNELIQESKEITSIFISSRKTAQKNLTYNNEFNKKESIKN
- a CDS encoding RnfABCDGE type electron transport complex subunit A; this encodes MEYIIIIISAIFVNNILLAKFLGVCPFIGVSNKVETSIGMTGAVTFVMVIATIVTYLIQKYVLEAFGIQFMRTITFIIIIASLVQMVEIMLKKISPPLYQALGIFLPLITTNCAVLGVAIMVTDGQIPGVEGTITLLHSVVFAIANAVGFGLALIVFAGLREHVELTNVPKAMKGVPIAFIIAGLLAMAFMGFTGIV
- a CDS encoding RnfABCDGE type electron transport complex subunit G; this translates as MASKKESTFVNMVLTLFLVALVASTALGFVYELTKAPIAAAKLKRKLEAINTVVPGFTNDPNAEMYKIPIAEGDSLEFYPAKKDGELIGTAIKTYTKKGFSGLIQLMVGFSPEGEIINISVLDHKETPGLGDKMQKDKSEWSNQFNGKNPANDNLVVTKDGGLIDAITASTISSRAYCDAVQRAYDIYMKNK